Within Pseudomonas sp. LBUM920, the genomic segment CGATCATCACCCAGCAGGCTTCGGTAAATGTGGTGCTGGCGGCAGGCATGACCTTTGTGATTCTGACGGCGGGCATCGACTTGTCCGTCGGCGCGATTCTCGCGGCGTCCGCCGTGGTCGCGTTGCAGGCCTCGATGTCGCCACAGTTCGGCATGTTCGGGATCGCTGCCGGCATCGGTTTCGGTCTGTTGCTGGGGCTGGTCAATGGCGGGCTGATCGCCTTCATGCGCCTGCCGCCGTTTATCGTCACCCTGGGCGCACTGACCGCCATGCGCGGCCTGGCGCGGTTGCTGGCGGATGACAAAACCGTGTTCAACCCCGACCTGCCGTTTGCATTTATCGGCAATGACTCGGTGCTGGGCGTGCCGTGGCTGGTGATCATTGCCGTCGCGGTGGTGGCGCTGTCGTGGTTCATTCTGCGCCGCACCGTCATGGGCGTGCAGATCTACTCGGTGGGCGGCAACCCCGAGGCAGCGCGGCTGTCGGGGATCAAGGTGTGGAAAGTGTTGCTGTTCGTCTACGCCATGTCCGGCGCACTGGCCGGGCTGGGCGCCGTGATGAGCGCCTCGCGCCTGTTCGCCGCCAATGGCCTGCAACTGGGGCAATCCTATGAGTTGGACGCGATTGCTGCAGTGATTCTTGGCGGCACCAGTTTTACCGGCGGCGTCGGCACCATCGGCGGCACGCTGATCGGAGCGCTGATTATCGCGGTGCTCACCAACGGCCTGGTGCTGCTGGGTGTATCGGATATCTGGCAGTACATCATCAAGGGCATTGTGATCATCGGCGCGGTGGCGCTGGATCGCTATCGCCAGTCCGGTGCACGGACCTGATTTCACTCCAACAACAATCACAAGAGAGTCCCGCATGAACTTCAAACGCCTCTTTCCTGTTATGGCCTTGGCTGCCCTGATCTCCCACACCGTGCAAGCCCGCGAACTCAAGGCCCTCGGCATCAGCATGGGCTCGCTCGGCAACCCGTATTTTGTGACCCTGGCCGATGGCGCCACGGCGCGGGCCAAAGAGCTGAACCCCAATGTCAAAGTGACGTCGGTGTCGGCCGACTATGACCTGAGCAAGCAGTTCTCGCAGATCGACAACTTCATTTCGTCCAAGGTCGACCTGATCCTGCTCAACGCCGTCGACCCATCGGCCATGGCCTCGGCCATCAAGAAAGCCCGGGATGCCGGCATTGTCGTGGTGGCTGTGGATGTGGACGCCAAGGGCGTGAACGCCACCGTGCAAACCGACAACGTCGAAGCCGGCAAACTGGCGTGCCAGTTCCTGGTGGACAAGCTTGGGGGCAAGGGCAATGTGATCATCCAGAATGGCCCGCAAGTCACCGCCGTGACCGACCGCGTCAAAGGCTGCAAGGCCGCCTTCGCCGGTGCGCCAAACATCAAGGTGCTGTCCGATGACCAGGACGGCAAAGGCTCGCGCGAAGGTGGCCTGAACGTGATGCAGGGTTACCTCACGCGTTTCCCGAAAATCGACGGCCTGTTCGCAATCAACGACCCGCAAGCCATCGGCAGCGACCTGGCGGCCAAGCAGCTTAAACGCAGCGGCATCCTCATCACCTCGGTGGACGGCGCGCCAGACATCGAAAACGCGCTGAAGACCGACACGCAAATCCAGGCCTCGGCCAGCCAGGACCCTTGGGCCATGGCCCAGACCGCCGTGAACGTGGGCAACGACATTCTCAATGACAAGGCCCCGGCCGAAGCGGTTACCCTGCTCACGCCAAAACTGATCACCCGCGACAACGTGGCTACGTACAGCGGTTGGTCGAGTAAACATTGAGTCATTGAGCAAAGGGGAAAGCGTCGTGGTCACCATGGATGACGTGGCAAGCAGGGCGGGGGTGTCGACGTCGACCGTGTCCCACGTGTTGAACGGCACCCGCAAGGTCAGCGAGGCCACGGTGCAAGCGGTGCAGCGCGCGATTCAGGATTTGGGCTACATCCCCAATACCCTGGCGCGCTCGCTGGCCCGTTCCAGCACCAGCACGATTGGCGTGGCGATCTCGGCGCTGTCCAACCATTACTTCAGCGAAACCGTGCACGCGATTGAAACCGAGTGCGCCAAGCACGGCTACATGATGCTGTTTGTCGACCCCCACGACGACCCGGAGCAGGAGCTGCGAGTGGTCACGGCGTTGCATCATCGACGGGTCGATGGGATTTTGCTGGCTCCGTCCACCGACTCCAGAGCCCTGGAGTATTTGCAGGCGAATGAAATGCCCACGGTGCTGGTGGACCGCATGATGAGTACGCAGTTTGACCAGATCGGGGTGGAGAATACCCAGTCCACCCAGGCCCTGGTCGCGCACTTGATTGAACATGGGCACCGCCGGATCGGCTTTATTGCCGGGCGCGCGGGGCTGGGCACTACCGATGAGCGCGTGGCGGGTTACCGGGCTGCGTTGCAGGCGGCAGGCGTGGCGTTTGACCCGCAGTTACTGGTCAACGGTGGCTCGAACAGCCAGCCGGCGCGCGTCGCGACTGCGCAGTTGCTGGCCCTGAGTGCGCCGCCTACAGCGATCATGGCGGGCAATAACCTGATGACGCTGGGCGCCATGCACGCGCTGCGAGACGCGCGGGTCGATGTGCCGGGGCAGATCGCGCTGGTGGGTTTTGATGATTTTGACTGGGCGGATTTTTTCGTGCCGCGCCTGACCTTGATTGCCCAGCCGGTCCAGGAGCTGGGCGCGCGCGCGGTGCAGATGCTGCTGCAACGCATGGCCTCGCCGGCCGCGCCGGTGCAAAGTGTGCGCCTGGCGCCGAGCCTGCAATACCGTAATTCATGTGGCTGTATTGGATTGGAATGACCCACGTATGAGCAGTCCTGTTTCCCTCGGTATTGATTTGGGCACCTCTGAACTCAAGGCGATCCTGATGGACGTCGACGGCGCCGTGCTGGCCCACGCCGGTGTGCGCTTGAGTGTCTCGCGACGCCACAGCGGCTGGTCCGAACAGGCCCCGCAAGACTGGTGGCAGGCCTGTTTGCAGGCGCTTGAGCAGTTGCGTGCGCATACGGCGTTCAGTCGTGTGGTGTGCATCGGGTTGTCCGGGCAGATGCACGGCGCTGTATTGCTCGGGGATGACGACCGGGTGTTGTACCCGGCGATCCTGTGGGACGACTCGCGTGCTGTCGCCCAAGCTGAGCAGCTCGGGCCCGGCTTCGCCGAAGTCACCGGCAGCCTGCCCATGGCCGGGCTGACCGCGCCGAAACTGCTGTGGTTGCAGCAGCATGAACCCGAGGTGTTCAAGGCCATTGACTGCGTGCTCTCGCCCAAGGACTACCTGCGTTTACGCCTGAGTGGCGAGCGCATCAGCGAGATGTCCGATGCGGCCGGCACACTGTGGCTGGACGTGGCGCAGCGCGAATGGTTCGCGCCGATGCTGCGTGCCACGGGGCTTGCGCCTGCGCAGATGCCCAGGCTGGTGGAAGGCGGTGCGCCGGCGGGTTGCGTGACGGCGAGCGGGCTGGGTTTGTCGCCCGGCGTGGTGATTGCCGGTGGCGGCGGCGATAACCCGGTGGCGGCCGTCGGCATCGGCGCAATCAATGCCGGCGACGGTTTCATCACCCTGGGCACCAGCGCGGCCATCGTCGCTATTACCGATCATGCCGCCGGCAACCCGGCCAGCGCCGTGCACAGCTTCTGCCACGCGCTGCCTGATCGCTGGTACACCATGGGCGCCATGCTGGCCGGGGCCAGTTGCTTGCGCTGGGTGACACGCTTGACCGGTATGCCGGACGAACAAACGCTACTGGACCAGGTGCAGGCGCAGTTGCCGATGGGGCAGCCGATACCGTTGGACACACCCCTGTTTTTGCCCTATCTGGCCGGTGAACGCACGCCGCACAACGACCCATTGCTGCGCGGCGGTTTCATGAACCTGGGTCACGATTGCACCCCGGCGATGCTCGGTTACGCCGTGATGGAAGGCGTGGGGTTTGGCTTGCTCGATGCCTTGCACGCCGTGCAATCGGCCGGCGCCAGCGTCGGCGCCTGCGCTTTGGTGGGCGGCGGCGCACGCAGCGAGTACTGGGCGCAGTTGTTGGCGAACATCCTGCAGCGCGAGATATTTACCTTGCAGGGCAGCGAATTGAGCGCGTGTATTGGGGCGGCGAAGCTGGGGTTTGTAGCGATCGGGCAGGGCGCGTCGCTGTTGCACGCGGGCATGCCGGTCAAGGCGCGGTATTGGCCTGATGCGACGCAACAGCCGGTGTTGGAGGCGCGCTATCGCAAGTTCCAAGGGTTACTGATTGCGGCGAAGGCGCTGCACGACTGATCAGGCGTCTCGTGGTGAGCGAGCTTGCTGTGGCGAGCAGCCTGGCTGTGGCGAGCGGGCTTGCCCCGCGTTGGGCTGCGAAGCAGCCCCGGGACAGTCACCGCGTTTCTCCCGACGAATTGAGTCGTCAGGTTTCAGGGCCGCTTCGCGCCCCAACGCGGGGCAAGCCCGCTCGCCACAGGAAGCCCGTACATCACAGGAAGCCCGTCCACCACAGAAATCCCATCTACCCCAGGAGGCTCGCTTGCCACGTGAGTCTGCAGCGTTACAACCAGGCCGCGTCCCACAACGGATAATCACCAATGTGCTCGACCAGCCCGGCTCGTAGAGGGTTGGCGATCACGTAGCGAGCTATTTTCCTAGCGTCTTCCTCGGCCCGCACAGCACGGTCGTGATAGCCGCGCTGCCAGAATCTTTCCCGGCTGCCTCGGGCCCGATTGATACTCAGCGTACTGCGCGACTTGGTCTGGCGCATCACATCGGGCAGGGTCGAGTTATGCAGCTCGAACAACCAATGAAAGTGATCCGGCATGATCACCCACGCCAGTGAGTTGACTTGGCCCGCGTCGTGGGTTCGTTTGAATTCTGCTACCAATAATCGTCCCAGCTCAAAACTGTTGAACAAGGGTTGGCGCTGATGCACGACGACGGTAACCAAATAAGCACGCCCTGATTCTGAGTAACGACCGCGGCGTAATCGGTGAGCGTTGGGCTGACGAGACAATCCGTTGCTCCTTGCATGGATAAGAAGCTGTGACGCTAGCAGCGCAGCCGGAACACCCGCGTTGACTTCCGTGTCCCCATATTTCCACGGGCCTTTTGTGGCAAGCGGGCTTGTGTGAGCGGGCTTACTGTGGCGAGCGTGCGGGTTGTGGCGAGCGGGCTTGCCCCGCGTTGGGCTGCGAAGCAGCCCCAGGACAGTCACCGCGTTTCTCCCGATGAATTGAGTCGTCAGGTTTCAGGGCCGCTTCGCGCCCCAACGCGGGGCAAGCCCGCTCGCCACAACCCGCCCGCTCGCCGCAGGAGGCCCACTGACTACAGCTAGCCCACCAGCCACTCAATCGGCTTACAGCGCATCCCACTGCGGTGCAAACGGCGGCTGCACAAAGCGTTGGTCTTTGGGCAACCGCGCGATGGCTTGCATATCCTGCTCATCGAGCGTGACGTGCAGCGAATCGAGGTTGGCTTGCTGGCTTTGCGGGCGCTGGGCTTTGGGAATCGCCGCCACGCCTTGTTGGCGTAACCAGGCCAGGGCAACTTGCGCTGCGCTGGCGCCGTGCTTGGCGCCGATCTGTGTGAGTACCGGGTCAGTGGCCGCGCGACCCTGTGCCAACGGCGCATACGCGACCATCGGGATGCGTTTGCCGCGCAGGTAATTGAGCAGGCGGCTCTGGTCGAGGAACGGGTGGTATTCCACCTGTACCGCGGCAATCGGCGTGCCCAGCACATCGATCGCCTCGCGCAGCATCGGCATGTTGAAGTTGCACACACCGATGTGTTTCACGCGGCCACTGTCGCGCAGAGCCAACAAAGCGTTCATCACGCCGGGCAGGTCCATGTCGACAGCCGGCCAATGCACCATGAACAGATCGACGTAGTCCACCGCCAGCTTGCCGAGGCTCAGCTCAAAGGCTTTTTGCAGCGCGGCCGGCGCCAACTGGTCATGCCAGACCTTGGTGGTCAGGAACACCTCGTCGCGGGGGATGCCCGAGTGTCTGATGGCCTGGCCAACGGCGGCTTCGTTGTCGTACAGGGCGGCGGTGTCGATATGCCGGTAACCCAGCGCCAGGGCACTTTCGACCACCGCCCGGCAGTCATCGCCGGGCATACGGAAGGTACCGAAACCCAATTCAGGCAGGTTCATCAGGCATTCGACTCGGCGGTTTTATCTGCCAGCTCGCGCAATACCGTGAGCAGGGAGGTTGTGCCCTTGAGCACCTGATCGTGCTCGAAACAGATCCAGCCTTCGTTGAAACCATCGACCATGCGCATGCGCGGCAGTGGGTTGTGTGCACCTTGGCCACGCAGCAACGGCTCCCAGGTATCGCGCTCAACCACGTCGGCACGCACGTCACGGCCGAGCACTTGTGCCAGGGTCTGGGCGATGTCGTTCGGGCTGACCCATTGGCTTTCCAGTTCGACTACGCGGTGGCCGGCCCAGTCTTGCTGCAACAACTGCGCGGCGAGTGTGCCGATGTCGGCCGTGGCAACCATTGGTATGCGCTTGTCCAGCGGTTGCAGGAAGCTGTGGATCACACCGGTGTCACGCGCACTGCTGACGTCGTAGGCGGCGTTTTCCATGAACCAGCCCGGGCGCAGGAAGGTTACGGGGATGTCCAGGGCGCTCAACGCCTGCTCCATCAGCGTGCGCTGGGTCAGCAGGTTGAGCTCTTTGGCCTGCGCGCCGATGGTCGACAGGCACAACACTCGTTGTGGCGCGGCGGCCTTGAGCGCTTGGCTGACAGCCGCTATCACCACACGCGCTTCAGGAAACCCAGGCTGCGGATCGAAGCCCGGTGGCGGCAGGATGAATACGGCGATCGCGCCCTTGAACGCTTCGGTCAACGCCTGTGCATCTTCCATCGCGGCGAACGCGATTTCGCAGCCCTGGTCAGCCCAATATGCCGCTTTGCCGGCGTCGCGAATGACGGCGCGAACCGGCAGACCTGCCTTGAGGAGGTTATGCGCCAGGGCGCCGCCGACTTTGCCTGTGATGCCAGTGATTACGTACATGCGCTTTACCCCTGTGGGTTCCAATGTGTGGAGCCCAGCATAAAGTTCGGCCGACGATGACAGAATAGCGATTACGTCACTGCGTTAGTGACGTGCAATCACGAATCGGCCAGGGGTGGCAAACGCCGTTTGACCGGGGTTTTCTTGACAATGGCGGTGTTGGTTTCGGCATAGGCGTTGATCCGGTCCAGCAGGGTGTCGAGGTGGTCCATGGTGCGCACGTGCAGGCGCGCGATAAAGCAGTCTTCACCCGTGACCTTGTCGCACTCGGTGAACTCGGGAATCGCCTGGATCTGGCGCTCCACCTCCTGCAATTTGCCGGGCAATGGGCGAATACGCACGATGGCTTGGAGCAAATAGCCGAAGTGTTTGGGGTCGATGTCGACGGTGTAATGGGTCAGCACGCCGCGCTCCTCCAAACGGCGCAGACGTTCGCCCACGCTGGGCGAAGACAGCCCGGTAATACCCGCCAACGCCTTGAGCGACAGGCGCGAGTCGTCCATCAAGGCGGCGATCAGTTGCTGGTCGATAGAGTCAATCATGCGGCCTGCCTAATTAAAAAAGGTAATCGAGGGTTTTTGCCTACTTTAGTCGCTGGAGGCGCTGACCGGCAGATTGCCATAATTGAGCCTCACTTGAGGAGCGCCATCGTGGACACATCTATTCGTCGCGGGTCGTGGGAAATGGTCGCCGCCATGCTGATTTCGGGCACCATCGGCTGGTTTGTGCTGGTGTCTGGCCTGTCGGTGATCGAAGTGGTGTTCTGGCGCTGCGTGATTGGCGCACTGACGCTGTTGCTGGTGTGTGCGTGGCTGGGTTACTTGCGGCGAGACCTGCTGACCCGGGCCAAGCTCGGCCTGGCGATGCTCAGTGGTGTGGCCATCGTTGGCAACTGGTTGCTGTTGTTCGAATCCTATTCACGTGCATCGATTGCCATCAGCACGGCGGTGTACAACGTGCAGCCGTTCATGTTGGTGATGCTGGCGGCGCTGTTTCTGGGTGAGAAGATCACCGTGCAGAAGCTCGCCTGGTTGAGCGTGGCGTTCCTCGGCATGTTGGCGATTGTCACCGCCCATGGCGAACAGCAAAGCGCTGGCGGGGATTATCTGACCGGCATTGCCCTGGCGTTGGGCGCAGCGTTTTTGTACGCGATTGCCGCGTTGATCATCAAGCGCTTGAAGGACGTTCCACCCCACTTGATGGCGTTGATCCAGGTGATTACCGGCGCGCTTTTGCTGGCGCCGTTGGTGCCCTGGCACAGCTTGCCTGCCGCGACCCAGGCCTGGGCTGCGCTGGTCACGCTGGGCATGGTGCACACCGGTTTGATGTATGTGTTGCTGTACGGGGCGATCCAGAAACTGCCGACCGCCATTACCGGCGCGCTGTCGTTCATCTACCCGATTGCGGCGATCTTTGTCGATTGGTTCGCCTTTGGGCATCGCCTGGGTTGGCTGCAATGGCTGGGGGTCGTTGCGATTCTGCTGGCGGCAGCGGGGTTGCAGCGGGGCTGGTGGTGGCCCCGCTTCCCAAGGGTTAGTGCGTGCCCTGAAAGATGATGTTTTCCGGGTTGAAATGGCCCACGCCGCTGCCCGGCTGCGGCAAGCCAAGGATGTGGCCCTTGATCTTGCCCACCACGTGCATCTCGCACGGTTTGCAGTCGAACTTCAGGGTCAGCACTTCATCACCGTGGATCAGTTGCATTGGCGCCACTTTGGTCTTCACCCCCGTCACGCCCTTGGCCTGTTTAGGGCACAGGTTGAACGAGAACCGCAGGCAGTGCTTGGTGATCATCACCGGCACTTCGCCAGTTTCTTCGTGGGCTTCAAAGGCGGCGTCGATCAGCTTCACGCCGTGACGGTGGTAGAAGTCCCGGGCTTTCTGGTTGTAGACGTTGGCCAGGAACGACAAATGCGCTTCCGGGTACACCGGCGGCGGCGACGTCTCAGCCTTGCGTGCCCCCCGTGGGTGAGCGGCAACGCGGGCGGCGGTCAGCGCCTCGATCACTTCACGGCGCAAGGCCTTGAGTTGCGAGTTGGGGATGAAGAATGCCTGCGGCGCATCCAGCTCGATGTGCGTGGCGTGGTACTCGGTGGTGCCGAGTTGGCCAAGCAGATCGCGCAGGGTGTCGAGCGCCTGTTCCGGCTTGTTGGCCACGCCGAACGGGCCGGGCAGGGTGACGCTGGCGCTGATGCCTTCTTCGCTGGTCGCGGTCACGTCCAACTGGTCTTCACGCAGGCGCGCGACCCACTGCAGGCCAATACGGCGCTCGGCCGAGGTTTTGAGCAGGGCTTGTTGCCAGTTGTGGTCGAGGTTGCGGTTCAGCGGATGGTTGGGGCGCAACTGGTGCAGGCCGGCCGGCATTTCATTTGGCTCGACGCGGTAGCGGTAGCGTTTCTCGCCGTCTTCTTCGAACTCGCCTTTGGGGTCGGCGATGTTGGCGCGAAAACCCACGACTTCGCGCTTGATCAGCACATTCAGGCCGTCGCCGTTGGAGAGCGGCTCATGGGTGACTACCTGCAAGTCGCGCTTGCCGGCTTTTTCCACCACACCCACCGGCAGGCCGGTGAAGGTGGGCGTGTCGAAGGCGCCTATGTCGATCTTGCGGTCGGTGACGAAGTAGTCGGTGCTGCCCCGGTGGAAGGTTTTTTCCGGGTCGGGCAGGAAGAAATGCGCAGTACGGCCGCTGGAAGCGCGCGCCAGGTCAGGGCGGTCTTCGAGGACGTCGTCGAGGCGTTGGCGGTAATAGGCGGTGATGTTTTTCACATACCCCATGTCCTTGTAGCGGCCTTCGATCTTGAACGAACGCACACCGGCTTCAACCAAGGCGCGGATGTTGGCGCTCTGGTTGTTGTCTTTCATCGACAGCAGGTGTTTTTCAAAGGCCACCACGCGGCCCTGGTCATCTTTCAAGGTGTACGGCAGGCGGCAGGCCTGGGAGCAATCGCCACGGTTGGCGCTGCGGCCATTTTGCGCGTGGGAGATATTGCATTGCCCGGAGAACGCCACGCACAGGGCGCCGTGGATGAAGAACTCGATGGCGGCATCGGTTTCATCGGCGATTGCGCGGATTTCCTGCAGGTTCAGCTCGCGGGCCAACACCAACTGCGAGAAACCGGCCTGGTCGAGAAACTTGGCGCGGCCCAGGGTGCGGATGTCGGTCTGGGTGCTGGCGTGCAGCTCGATGGGCGGAATATCCAGCTCCATCACGCCCAGGTCTTGCACGATCAGCGCATCGACGCCGGCGTCGTACAGCTGATGGATCAGCTTGCGCGCGGGTTCCAGTTCGTTGTCGTGCAGGATGGTGTTGATGGTGGTGAATACGCGGGCGTGGTAACGGCGGGCGAATTCGACCAATTGAGCGATGTCGCTCACCTCGTTACACGCGTTGTGGCGTGCGCCGAAGCTTGGTCCACCAATGTAGATGGCGTCGGCGCCATGCAAGATAGCCTCGCGCGCGATGGCGACATCGCGGGCCGGGCTGAGCAATTCC encodes:
- a CDS encoding ribose ABC transporter permease — its product is MADSNNNTLTLAPIGKAERVRELMRTVGMLPVLILLLVGFALASENFLTVQNLSIITQQASVNVVLAAGMTFVILTAGIDLSVGAILAASAVVALQASMSPQFGMFGIAAGIGFGLLLGLVNGGLIAFMRLPPFIVTLGALTAMRGLARLLADDKTVFNPDLPFAFIGNDSVLGVPWLVIIAVAVVALSWFILRRTVMGVQIYSVGGNPEAARLSGIKVWKVLLFVYAMSGALAGLGAVMSASRLFAANGLQLGQSYELDAIAAVILGGTSFTGGVGTIGGTLIGALIIAVLTNGLVLLGVSDIWQYIIKGIVIIGAVALDRYRQSGART
- a CDS encoding ABC transporter substrate-binding protein, whose amino-acid sequence is MNFKRLFPVMALAALISHTVQARELKALGISMGSLGNPYFVTLADGATARAKELNPNVKVTSVSADYDLSKQFSQIDNFISSKVDLILLNAVDPSAMASAIKKARDAGIVVVAVDVDAKGVNATVQTDNVEAGKLACQFLVDKLGGKGNVIIQNGPQVTAVTDRVKGCKAAFAGAPNIKVLSDDQDGKGSREGGLNVMQGYLTRFPKIDGLFAINDPQAIGSDLAAKQLKRSGILITSVDGAPDIENALKTDTQIQASASQDPWAMAQTAVNVGNDILNDKAPAEAVTLLTPKLITRDNVATYSGWSSKH
- a CDS encoding LacI family DNA-binding transcriptional regulator, with product MVTMDDVASRAGVSTSTVSHVLNGTRKVSEATVQAVQRAIQDLGYIPNTLARSLARSSTSTIGVAISALSNHYFSETVHAIETECAKHGYMMLFVDPHDDPEQELRVVTALHHRRVDGILLAPSTDSRALEYLQANEMPTVLVDRMMSTQFDQIGVENTQSTQALVAHLIEHGHRRIGFIAGRAGLGTTDERVAGYRAALQAAGVAFDPQLLVNGGSNSQPARVATAQLLALSAPPTAIMAGNNLMTLGAMHALRDARVDVPGQIALVGFDDFDWADFFVPRLTLIAQPVQELGARAVQMLLQRMASPAAPVQSVRLAPSLQYRNSCGCIGLE
- the xylB gene encoding xylulokinase, translated to MSSPVSLGIDLGTSELKAILMDVDGAVLAHAGVRLSVSRRHSGWSEQAPQDWWQACLQALEQLRAHTAFSRVVCIGLSGQMHGAVLLGDDDRVLYPAILWDDSRAVAQAEQLGPGFAEVTGSLPMAGLTAPKLLWLQQHEPEVFKAIDCVLSPKDYLRLRLSGERISEMSDAAGTLWLDVAQREWFAPMLRATGLAPAQMPRLVEGGAPAGCVTASGLGLSPGVVIAGGGGDNPVAAVGIGAINAGDGFITLGTSAAIVAITDHAAGNPASAVHSFCHALPDRWYTMGAMLAGASCLRWVTRLTGMPDEQTLLDQVQAQLPMGQPIPLDTPLFLPYLAGERTPHNDPLLRGGFMNLGHDCTPAMLGYAVMEGVGFGLLDALHAVQSAGASVGACALVGGGARSEYWAQLLANILQREIFTLQGSELSACIGAAKLGFVAIGQGASLLHAGMPVKARYWPDATQQPVLEARYRKFQGLLIAAKALHD
- a CDS encoding transposase → MSRQPNAHRLRRGRYSESGRAYLVTVVVHQRQPLFNSFELGRLLVAEFKRTHDAGQVNSLAWVIMPDHFHWLFELHNSTLPDVMRQTKSRSTLSINRARGSRERFWQRGYHDRAVRAEEDARKIARYVIANPLRAGLVEHIGDYPLWDAAWL
- a CDS encoding aldo/keto reductase, yielding MNLPELGFGTFRMPGDDCRAVVESALALGYRHIDTAALYDNEAAVGQAIRHSGIPRDEVFLTTKVWHDQLAPAALQKAFELSLGKLAVDYVDLFMVHWPAVDMDLPGVMNALLALRDSGRVKHIGVCNFNMPMLREAIDVLGTPIAAVQVEYHPFLDQSRLLNYLRGKRIPMVAYAPLAQGRAATDPVLTQIGAKHGASAAQVALAWLRQQGVAAIPKAQRPQSQQANLDSLHVTLDEQDMQAIARLPKDQRFVQPPFAPQWDAL
- a CDS encoding NmrA family NAD(P)-binding protein; this translates as MYVITGITGKVGGALAHNLLKAGLPVRAVIRDAGKAAYWADQGCEIAFAAMEDAQALTEAFKGAIAVFILPPPGFDPQPGFPEARVVIAAVSQALKAAAPQRVLCLSTIGAQAKELNLLTQRTLMEQALSALDIPVTFLRPGWFMENAAYDVSSARDTGVIHSFLQPLDKRIPMVATADIGTLAAQLLQQDWAGHRVVELESQWVSPNDIAQTLAQVLGRDVRADVVERDTWEPLLRGQGAHNPLPRMRMVDGFNEGWICFEHDQVLKGTTSLLTVLRELADKTAESNA
- a CDS encoding Lrp/AsnC family transcriptional regulator, which codes for MIDSIDQQLIAALMDDSRLSLKALAGITGLSSPSVGERLRRLEERGVLTHYTVDIDPKHFGYLLQAIVRIRPLPGKLQEVERQIQAIPEFTECDKVTGEDCFIARLHVRTMDHLDTLLDRINAYAETNTAIVKKTPVKRRLPPLADS
- a CDS encoding DMT family transporter, yielding MDTSIRRGSWEMVAAMLISGTIGWFVLVSGLSVIEVVFWRCVIGALTLLLVCAWLGYLRRDLLTRAKLGLAMLSGVAIVGNWLLLFESYSRASIAISTAVYNVQPFMLVMLAALFLGEKITVQKLAWLSVAFLGMLAIVTAHGEQQSAGGDYLTGIALALGAAFLYAIAALIIKRLKDVPPHLMALIQVITGALLLAPLVPWHSLPAATQAWAALVTLGMVHTGLMYVLLYGAIQKLPTAITGALSFIYPIAAIFVDWFAFGHRLGWLQWLGVVAILLAAAGLQRGWWWPRFPRVSACPER
- a CDS encoding U32 family peptidase; translation: MSLPKHHLELLSPARDVAIAREAILHGADAIYIGGPSFGARHNACNEVSDIAQLVEFARRYHARVFTTINTILHDNELEPARKLIHQLYDAGVDALIVQDLGVMELDIPPIELHASTQTDIRTLGRAKFLDQAGFSQLVLARELNLQEIRAIADETDAAIEFFIHGALCVAFSGQCNISHAQNGRSANRGDCSQACRLPYTLKDDQGRVVAFEKHLLSMKDNNQSANIRALVEAGVRSFKIEGRYKDMGYVKNITAYYRQRLDDVLEDRPDLARASSGRTAHFFLPDPEKTFHRGSTDYFVTDRKIDIGAFDTPTFTGLPVGVVEKAGKRDLQVVTHEPLSNGDGLNVLIKREVVGFRANIADPKGEFEEDGEKRYRYRVEPNEMPAGLHQLRPNHPLNRNLDHNWQQALLKTSAERRIGLQWVARLREDQLDVTATSEEGISASVTLPGPFGVANKPEQALDTLRDLLGQLGTTEYHATHIELDAPQAFFIPNSQLKALRREVIEALTAARVAAHPRGARKAETSPPPVYPEAHLSFLANVYNQKARDFYHRHGVKLIDAAFEAHEETGEVPVMITKHCLRFSFNLCPKQAKGVTGVKTKVAPMQLIHGDEVLTLKFDCKPCEMHVVGKIKGHILGLPQPGSGVGHFNPENIIFQGTH